The proteins below are encoded in one region of Gopherus flavomarginatus isolate rGopFla2 chromosome 12, rGopFla2.mat.asm, whole genome shotgun sequence:
- the FN3K gene encoding fructosamine-3-kinase isoform X1, with protein MEKLLKIELKTSILKAFGSAGGGYISQGQSYETDSGRVFVKINHKPQARKMFEGEMASLEAIQKTSTLRVPQPIKVIDLPGEGAMFVMEYLKMKNLSKHTAKLGEQIADLHLHNQKLGEKLKKEGNTVGKGAGRSEHQYLDKFGFHTVTCCGFIQQVNEWQSDWPTFFICHRLQAQMDLIEKAYGDREARELWSQLKLKIPEMFCDVEIVPALLHGDLWAGNVAEDDFGPIVFDPASFYGHSEFDLAIAGMFGGFSSSFFSAYHSKIPKAPGFEKRNKLYQLFNYINHWNHFGTEYRGSTLNVMRKLLK; from the exons ATGGAAAAGCTCCTGAAAATCGAACTGAAGACCTCTATTCTGAAGGCATTTGGGAGCGCAGGAGGAGGTTATATTAGCCAAGGGCAGAGCTATGAAACTGACAGCGGGCGAGTGTTTGTGAAAATCAATCACAAGCCTCAG GCTAGAAAAATGTTTGAAGGTGAAATGGCAAGTTTAGAAGCTATCCAGAAAACCAGCACACTGAGGGTGCCCCAGCCCATTAAAGTGATTGACCTTCCAGGAGAGGGTGCAATGTTTGTCATGGAATACCTGAAGATGAAAAAtctcagcaa ACACACTGCAAAGCTTGGAGAGCAGATAGCAGATCTTCACCTTCACAACCAGAAACTTGGagagaaattaaaaaaggaaggaaacaCTGTTG gTAAAGGTGCAGGACGTTCTGAACATCAGTATCTGGATAAATTTGGATTCCATACAGTCACATGCTGTGGCTTTATACAGCAG GTGAATGAATGGCAAAGTGATTGGCCTACTTTCTTTATATGTCATCGACTCCAAGCTCAAATGGATTTGATTGAGAAAGCTTATGGAGACAGAGAAGCAAGAGAACTGTGGTCACAGCTTAAG ctgaagattCCTGAGATGTTCTGTGATGTGGAGATTGTCCCTGCTCTTCTTCATGGGGATTTGTGGGCAGGAAATGTTGCTGAGGATGATTTTGGCCCAATTGTCTTTGATCCTGCTTCCTTCTATGGCCATTCTGAATTTGACTTAGCGATTGCTGGGATGTTTGGTGGCTTTAGCAGCTCTTTCTTTTCTGCCTACCACAGTAAAATCCCCAAAGCTCCAGGTTTTGAGAAGCGAAACAAGTTGTACCAGCTCTTTAATTATATAAACCACTGGAACCATTTTGGGACAGAGTACAGGGGATCTACCCTAAATGTAATGAGAAAGCTCTTAAAATAA
- the FN3K gene encoding fructosamine-3-kinase isoform X2 has translation MEKLLKIELKTSILKAFGSAGGGYISQGQSYETDSGRVFVKINHKPQARKMFEGEMASLEAIQKTSTLRVPQPIKVIDLPGEGAMFVMEYLKMKNLSKHTAKLGEQIADLHLHNQKLGEKLKKEGNTVGKGAGRSEHQYLDKFGFHTVTCCGFIQQVNEWQSDWPTFFICHRLQAQMDLIEKAYGDREARELWSQLKVAEDS, from the exons ATGGAAAAGCTCCTGAAAATCGAACTGAAGACCTCTATTCTGAAGGCATTTGGGAGCGCAGGAGGAGGTTATATTAGCCAAGGGCAGAGCTATGAAACTGACAGCGGGCGAGTGTTTGTGAAAATCAATCACAAGCCTCAG GCTAGAAAAATGTTTGAAGGTGAAATGGCAAGTTTAGAAGCTATCCAGAAAACCAGCACACTGAGGGTGCCCCAGCCCATTAAAGTGATTGACCTTCCAGGAGAGGGTGCAATGTTTGTCATGGAATACCTGAAGATGAAAAAtctcagcaa ACACACTGCAAAGCTTGGAGAGCAGATAGCAGATCTTCACCTTCACAACCAGAAACTTGGagagaaattaaaaaaggaaggaaacaCTGTTG gTAAAGGTGCAGGACGTTCTGAACATCAGTATCTGGATAAATTTGGATTCCATACAGTCACATGCTGTGGCTTTATACAGCAG GTGAATGAATGGCAAAGTGATTGGCCTACTTTCTTTATATGTCATCGACTCCAAGCTCAAATGGATTTGATTGAGAAAGCTTATGGAGACAGAGAAGCAAGAGAACTGTGGTCACAGCTTAAGGTAG ctgaagattCCTGA